The sequence ATGTAGTGACTGTGatattgtaaattgtttttctggtcgtaaatttataaaatctgtAATCTAAAAGCTAAATGTTAATgtcaaataaattcaatttgctacaaattaaaaaatgggACTCcgccattttgtcatcagtcaAATATTTCTTCTTCATCAGAATGCCTATATATATTGAGACTAAGAGaaagtatttaaaaatgaaattattgtaGAATAAATCGTAATGGAAATGAACCACTTTCATTGAAGAGTGTTTACGATCAGGTGAATATAGGgatgaaattgtttattattgaaaacaaccaatcaaatttgaCCAATTCTTCAGTTTGCGAGGACTACGTCGATGTTTTACAGAGGACAATAAATGCATATTTCCCTTTTAGAAAATCCTTACCAAATGCATTTAAGACTATTTTAAAAGTGTTCACGAgtcatttataatatatatatatataatgctacATTAACCAAATCTAAGACTGGACATCTCTCATTTGCACAGACACCTCTTTAACTGCAGGAGCTGAACTTTTACGCAACGATTTGTTGTGTGTAGAGTTATGATGGGTATCCGAGTTAGTCCTGCTGCTGAACATATCTCGATTCCGTTTAAAAAAGATACACACTTTCCTGCATAGTTCTTTCTTAAACGTATCCCAAAATTTCTCACTGAACCAACAATAAAGAATAAAGTTCAGCGCAGATTTGAACGCTAACAAAAATATAGTTATATCACGGCCCGTGTTGATGGCATGGAAGGTTAAACCTGCCATGCTGTAACGTTTGATACTCTGGTAAGCTGAAATGCTGACGTATGGTGCTTGACAAATAAAGAACACTATAACTATACTGATCAACATGAGAGTTACACGTCTTTGTTCTCTTCCTAGAACATTAGAAAGGTTACAATCGTTTCCTAATGTATCCATAAGGTAATGAGTAGATTTTCTAATTTCCAGAATCAGTCTCATATTTAAATACACTAGTGCCAAAAATGGAACTGTAGCACACAAGATACAGTCAAACACCCAAGCATACACTATTTTGTAGTTAGTGTTTTTGCCAAGTCGAGTCCAATCAATATACTTTTTATCTATGCAATCATATTCAGACCAGCCCGTTTTTATACTGTATTCGAAGAAATTCGGAATTCTGCATGCAAAAGAAATAATGAAGACAGCAGCATTGATTATAACGGCTCGTCTTACTGTACATATTACATTAGCTCTGAGTGAGTGACATATAGCTATGTATCGTTCTATCGCAAGCATCACAGTAATCCAAATAGAAGCCATTAGGAATGTATCGATAAATATTTGCGCGTATCTATAATAAATATCGAAAGTTAAATAGTCCGAAACTTCCGTTTCTAGCCATTTTGTAGACAGTAAAATAAGAAAGCCCAAATCTGCCACTGAAAGTGATATGAGATAACAATTTGTCGATGTGCACATGTGTTTCCGACTTAGAACGATAATGGTCAAGATGATACCCAAAATAGCAGGGACCAGTATTACGAGAAATAATGTCCGGATGACTACACTGTTATTATATTCCAGTAATGTTGAGTTACTGTATATCTTCGATTCATTTCCAAGTGTACACGGTCGTATCGGTGGCTCACCACATATATCGTAGACATGAGTGGAGTTTATGACGACATAGCATGGATTATTGGTCCCATTGAAAAATCCGTAATCTTCGctgaaattcattattttcagGTTCCAGTCTTTAACTCATTCTTTAATGACaagtctgaaatataaaacaaatactcATTTTAAGATCAGTCCTTAATATAGTTTGAGTTGATATTATTTAGTTTACCAATAAACAAAAATCCGAACGATGTCCcttcagttgaaaaaaaatgataattatgCTGCCAGAAGAAAACGTTCTATAAACTGCATTACAAAATACGTAATTAAAAGCTAAAGATAAAGCTGATGGGTGAAATTTCGATCAACAGATAAAACGAATTTTTTGCAGGGGTATACATTTTTCAACAGTCACAATTGATGCAAGGGACTTAACATAAAAAGAGCATGCATAACATTTTACGTCCAAGTTATGACCAGATTTGGCTGCATACACATAGTAAAAAATCGTTCTGTAAGCCGGATTCGTATTTTTTTACGAAAACATTTAGGATAGACACACCATATTATAACCAGTCATATTATACCAGTCACTCTATTCCAAGAGGAAGCCATTTTGACCGGGTTATTTTCCCCATTTTTTATGATGCTAAAACTTTGATAATCTAAAGTGAGATGCATGTTTTTTGCTAGATTAACGTCAAGAAACCCTACGTTATGTTGTACATGTAATCCAGGAACAGTCAACAACTAGTGCTTCATAATTCAATTCCTTTGGAGACACGAGGTGAAGatacataattatttgtatgtcatatatttggttatatacatgtagctgctAGTTTATAAATACCTCTGTAGCTTTCtacatttaaagtttttaacatTGTAAACAGAGATTAACCTTTAAGAAAGCAACACCAGCTGCGGTTATATTGTTttaagattattattttttaaacgttAATCTATCAAgcaatttgaaataataaaccAGCAACCCTTTTATGAGTAAGCGGTTTTGCTTTAAACAACAGttgaaaaatagacaaaaaactTGGTATTCCTATTAACTTTTACATtaatatatcatgtaaataaagataaactaATATTTACTTACTTATCAGTATTTTATTCGGTTGTGTTGGCGAGGGAGGTAGGATATCACTAACTTcccattatatataatatactgaATGAGGTGGTTCTAAGAAGTGAACCCTTCCAAAATACATTTGTAGTCTAACTTATAATGAGTAAATCGTTCTATGACTAcaatgatatacatatataagatAATTTGAATGGTGGTtctacaatttttttgtttaaatcccGACTAAAATTAGACCAATTTCATCGTTATGAAACTCAGTATTtataatactacatgtatttatagtCAAGTGGCTCTTGAATGGTTATTTCgataacatttaaaatgaattttgaccTGCATTTCCTAGTAGGAAGTATAGTTGTAAAGTTAGAAAACTATCATCGGGATTTTTTTAACTGACATATTATGAGTAAGATTTCAGTTGtatgaaaaataatgtaaaaaataaaattacaaatctaAAAGGTGAACGAAGATTATCTATCACAATGAAACGTTTGAATCGGTCGAGTAGACCAACAAACTAGgtactatatacattttacttttcttCCATTTCGGAATGCATAAACTAGAAAGAGACAAACAACAGTCCATaagaactattttgttttctataagaATAATTGAATTGTTCATTCCGATATTGCAAACAATTTTATGATCAACAAACTTAGATATATTTTTGTGATAAAAACGCTCACTGGTGTGTACATTTGCCGTTCTCTCAACCCACACAAAGTCCAAAAGCCATTCATACtaaatttgatttcatttatttatatgtgtttaaaGCCACATCTAACACTATGGTGCTATCCCATGGAGGTAATTTTTTAGAGAGAGATAGCCGGAAGATTTGAGTCGAACCACGTACCGTATTCGAGCTCACACACCTAGTGTTGACAGGTCAGTGATACGGTAGTTTAGCTTAAATTAGAGAGCTTATGGTAAATTATAGAAAGTATTCGAAAAAAGATACTGTGTGTAACAGTACTTTAGCTTTTATACCTAAATAATCAGGCACTATACTTCTTTTATAtactaggttttttttatatattatatactagCGTCGTCaataaccttttaaaaaagaatgattCATAGACAACTCTTTCCTTTGTATGCTTAGTTAATTATATTTACTTACAATATAATTTGAATGCCGTCTTTATCAAACCATCATGCATTATTGAGCTATTGTTTCATATGCAgtcaatcaaattttattttcatttaatatcaatGTTCCATTCAAACAGGCTTTGTTCTCACAGaattataaatcataatttcttatattatacTGTTAGGATTGGCAGTCTGGTTGAAACACCTGATGCCGTAACGATTAGTTTGGTTCGAAAACTACAGAGGAGTAGACTTTGGAAACATTAACAGATTTACCGTTGGGATCAGTTTTAAATCAGTCAGAAACTAGCTGTCAAGACTTCTGTCAACGAACAAGTCTTAGAACATTTAATCTGACACCTTTAGAACAGTTTCTGACAGAAGCGGTCGCATCCATAAAATTTAAAGAGTTCTCAGGGACGACATCAAatgttcaatgtaggataaaaaaaaatcacttatttttaaacactgacccccccccaaaaaaaaatctccccaaactatttgaaaaatgttttttttttatcctacattgatcttttgatgccACCCTTACATAGAACAGTTTTGAGCATTTCTTACCTAGAACAAATTCTGACAGTTCAATGATGATGCAAGCATATATTTTgtcagttatatacatgtaccctGGGACGGattttggacagttctaccctagaatgATTCTGGAAGTTCTGAAGTTAATATAAAATCAAGGCTCCAATTCGTCAAAATAAGATTTTACCAAAATATTTGTGAATTGTGGAGTTACTtaaccaat is a genomic window of Mytilus trossulus isolate FHL-02 chromosome 1, PNRI_Mtr1.1.1.hap1, whole genome shotgun sequence containing:
- the LOC134727164 gene encoding sex peptide receptor-related protein 2-like, whose translation is MNFSEDYGFFNGTNNPCYVVINSTHVYDICGEPPIRPCTLGNESKIYSNSTLLEYNNSVVIRTLFLVILVPAILGIILTIIVLSRKHMCTSTNCYLISLSVADLGFLILLSTKWLETEVSDYLTFDIYYRYAQIFIDTFLMASIWITVMLAIERYIAICHSLRANVICTVRRAVIINAAVFIISFACRIPNFFEYSIKTGWSEYDCIDKKYIDWTRLGKNTNYKIVYAWVFDCILCATVPFLALVYLNMRLILEIRKSTHYLMDTLGNDCNLSNVLGREQRRVTLMLISIVIVFFICQAPYVSISAYQSIKRYSMAGLTFHAINTGRDITIFLLAFKSALNFILYCWFSEKFWDTFKKELCRKVCIFFKRNRDMFSSRTNSDTHHNSTHNKSLRKSSAPAVKEVSVQMRDVQS